In Candidatus Desulfatibia profunda, the genomic window TTCATACAGGATCATCTTTCATTGCTGAACCGATACAAAAGTGGCCCCTTTTCCCAGTGAATTAATGAGGGTCTAAATTGAGGTCTAATATAAATATTCCGAACATGAAAATAATCCATAAAATTAGATTAGCAGGAATTATGCCAGAACATTCGAAACACCGTTTCCTGATCCGATTTATCACGAATTGATTTTGCCAAAAGCAGCAAGGTTTCAAGTCACGCCTCCGGAGTTACTGGCGCAACTCAACAAATAGACACATTAAGTGCTTGAAATATTTTGACAAAAAGTAAACAATGCAGAAGGTTAGGATCTATACGTCAAATTCCAATTTCTGTATAGTCGTTCATGGCCGGTGGGAAGTGGAATAAGGCGACTTATTCGTATTTTAAAAGTATTTGGATTTATAGGATTGGATATTTTCGACTTAAACTTGTCACGGTGTCATATTATTGACAAACGAAAACGGTATCCTCCTTATTATCTGAGAGCGCCAAAACAAATTTAAGGTTGTCGACTGTTGCAACTTCCTAATATATTTTCAGGATAATCCAGTTCGGAGGTTTCTTACTTTTGAACTGACAGCGCGAAATTTGGGTTACAACCTGCCTTTTCTCAAAATAGCGATCAGCAGCCATACCCCCATGATGGCGGCGGCCAGAAACCCGATGATTCCGATCAGGGATATTCCATAGAACAAAGGCGGGATGGCGGAGATAACGATCAGGGCCGAACCGATGATCAGGGCGGCGATGATGATGGAAAACGATATGCGGTTGCTGATCTGGTCATGTTTTGCCAGCATGGTCTCAAAACCCTTGTGCTCTATCTGCACCGACAGCTTCTGCTGCCGGATCAGGCGCATGATCTCAGACATGTCTTTAGGGAACTGCTGGGCGAATTGCAGCATATCCGAGCCCAGCTTGATGATGTCGCCGGCAATTCTGCGGGGATAGAATTTGGCAAGCTTTATCCGCTCGATAAACGGGGCGGTTTGGCTGACCAGGTCGAAATCCGGATCAAGCATGAGGGCAACCCCTTCTATCGTGGTCAGTGTTTTCATCATCAGAAAGATATCCGGCGGGATCATGAGACGGTGACGGGAAATCAGTTCCAGCAGATGGTTCAACAGTTTGCCGATTTCAATATCCTTTAAGGATTTGTAAAGATGCTGCCCCATGAAATCGGAAATATCCTTTTCAAGCAGCCGGATATCCGGCTCATAATCCCAACTGGTCAATCTGAGGAGCACCTGGGTTGCCCGAGACTCGTGCTGCCGAACCACGCTGTCGATCAGGTCGACAAAATCTTCTCTGGTCTGCCGGTCGACGGAATCCGTCATGCCGAAGTCGAGCAAACAAATGACGTTGTCCGGCAAAACAAAAATATTTCCCGGATGAGGGTCGGCATGGAAAAAACCGAAGTCAAACACCTGTTTTAAGTAAAAATCGGCTCCACGCACGGTGATAAGCTTGCGGTCATACCCGGCCGCATCGATCCGGTCGATCTCCGAGATCTTGATTCCTTCCACCAGTTCCATGGTGAGCACCCGTTCGGAAGTTATGTCTCTGAATACTTTTGGAATATAGATGGTGGGATCGTTTAAAAAATTCCGGCTGAACCGTTCCATGTTGGTGGCTTCAAGGGTGTAATCGATTTCCTTTTCGAGCGTTCGAGCAAACTCTTCAACGATTTTGACCGGACGGTACAGAGCCATCTCCT contains:
- a CDS encoding AarF/ABC1/UbiB kinase family protein, with the translated sequence MLSIRKIGVVGRTYRHLNRYRQILGIFFKYGFGNLIELLKIDQYIEVGLQLISRNRRDRLEKHSGAQRVRMAIEELGPTYVKLGQILSARPDLVPAQYIKELSKLQDKVPPVDFSEISKVIKAEFNSPLEELFEFFDQTPFASASIGQVHRARLPDGETVAVKVQRPGIKKIIEVDLEIMLHLATLMEHNIEEMALYRPVKIVEEFARTLEKEIDYTLEATNMERFSRNFLNDPTIYIPKVFRDITSERVLTMELVEGIKISEIDRIDAAGYDRKLITVRGADFYLKQVFDFGFFHADPHPGNIFVLPDNVICLLDFGMTDSVDRQTREDFVDLIDSVVRQHESRATQVLLRLTSWDYEPDIRLLEKDISDFMGQHLYKSLKDIEIGKLLNHLLELISRHRLMIPPDIFLMMKTLTTIEGVALMLDPDFDLVSQTAPFIERIKLAKFYPRRIAGDIIKLGSDMLQFAQQFPKDMSEIMRLIRQQKLSVQIEHKGFETMLAKHDQISNRISFSIIIAALIIGSALIVISAIPPLFYGISLIGIIGFLAAAIMGVWLLIAILRKGRL